A region from the Cryptosporangium arvum DSM 44712 genome encodes:
- a CDS encoding molybdopterin cofactor-binding domain-containing protein — MEIGRRRFLGYVLAAPTLVAAAELVPATGAGAAEPRLPSLDITEIVDLNDAMTLAAAPTANLISVVVNTDGTVSFALPRAEVGQGITTSTAMLIAEELSVPLDRVRITLADARPELVFNQLTGGSNTTFSTYVPIRVAAAVARKRLLEAAAAQLGTTALTFKDGVVSDRAGRKLAIGDLATKAASSVDERVSVQLTASKDFRVIGTPRKRIDALAAVTGRKTFALDLDVPDAKPTMVCRPPTINGTVGSVVNLAEVRAMPGVTDVVTISTGVAVRAATFGQCIDGVRALRVDWKAGTAEGKSDEDVLAELRRAEIPLGPKPLTPTLESTFTFYFRGNSALEPNCAVADVRAGRAEIWAGLKSPIVAQQTIAAKLGLPVSAVTVHVVESGGSFGRKLFFDAALEAAEISKAVGKPVKLLWHRADDARQGRTHPMATSRVRLSHVGGEVLSFSQRHTSVSTDLGHGLGEIFTAVVAKLPVGDIGFSETFFQLSQSTPYKFGAVSRLLAETDKSFNTGSMRNVYSPDVTCARELMIDQLARTAGKDPYQLRRELLQDERALAALEKVAAEGEWGRPMPAGTAQGIALHTEYKSVSAALVEIDNRPETVGRKVRDGVTGPRVTRAIMAVDVGLTVNPRGLEAQMMGCVSDGIALALTSSLHLRDGYFLEASWDNYFYTRQWNTPLDLRVIVLPNSSDHPGGAGELGVATAFAAVACAYGRATGRMPTSFPINHGTISFPVKPTIPPVPPSPTDGRSFAE, encoded by the coding sequence ATGGAGATCGGACGACGCCGTTTTCTCGGGTACGTGCTGGCCGCCCCGACGCTCGTCGCGGCCGCGGAACTGGTTCCCGCCACCGGCGCCGGAGCGGCCGAGCCCCGGCTGCCGTCGCTGGACATCACCGAGATCGTCGACCTCAACGACGCGATGACGCTCGCGGCCGCCCCGACCGCGAACCTGATCTCCGTGGTCGTGAACACCGACGGCACGGTGTCGTTCGCGCTGCCCCGCGCCGAGGTGGGGCAGGGCATCACCACCTCGACCGCGATGCTGATCGCCGAGGAGCTGTCGGTACCGCTGGACCGGGTCCGGATCACGCTTGCCGACGCCCGGCCGGAGCTGGTCTTCAACCAGCTCACCGGCGGCTCCAACACCACGTTCTCCACCTACGTGCCGATCCGGGTCGCCGCGGCCGTCGCGCGCAAACGCCTGCTGGAGGCCGCGGCGGCCCAGCTCGGCACCACCGCGCTCACGTTCAAGGACGGGGTCGTCAGCGACCGGGCCGGCCGGAAACTGGCGATCGGTGACCTCGCGACCAAGGCGGCGAGCAGCGTCGACGAACGGGTGTCGGTTCAGCTCACCGCGTCGAAGGACTTCCGCGTGATCGGGACGCCGCGCAAACGGATCGACGCGCTGGCCGCGGTGACCGGGCGCAAGACGTTCGCGCTGGACCTCGACGTGCCGGACGCGAAACCGACGATGGTGTGCCGGCCACCGACGATCAACGGCACGGTCGGCTCGGTGGTCAACCTGGCCGAGGTCCGCGCGATGCCCGGGGTCACCGACGTCGTGACGATCTCCACCGGCGTGGCCGTGCGCGCCGCGACGTTCGGCCAGTGCATCGACGGCGTGCGTGCGCTCCGCGTCGACTGGAAGGCCGGAACGGCGGAGGGGAAGTCCGACGAGGACGTACTCGCCGAGCTGCGCCGGGCCGAGATCCCGCTCGGGCCCAAGCCGCTCACGCCGACGCTGGAGAGCACGTTCACCTTCTACTTCCGCGGCAACAGCGCGCTGGAGCCCAACTGCGCGGTCGCCGACGTGCGGGCCGGCCGCGCCGAGATCTGGGCCGGGCTGAAATCGCCGATCGTGGCCCAGCAGACGATCGCGGCGAAGCTCGGGTTACCAGTGTCGGCCGTAACGGTGCACGTCGTCGAGAGCGGCGGCTCGTTCGGGCGCAAGCTGTTCTTCGACGCCGCGCTCGAGGCCGCGGAGATCTCGAAGGCGGTCGGCAAGCCGGTGAAACTGCTCTGGCACCGCGCCGACGACGCCCGGCAGGGCCGCACGCACCCGATGGCCACCTCACGCGTGCGCTTGTCCCACGTCGGCGGAGAAGTTCTGAGCTTCAGCCAGCGGCACACGAGCGTGTCGACGGACCTGGGTCACGGGCTCGGGGAGATCTTCACCGCGGTGGTGGCGAAGCTGCCCGTCGGCGACATCGGGTTCTCCGAGACGTTCTTCCAGCTCAGCCAGTCGACGCCGTACAAGTTCGGGGCGGTCAGCCGGCTGCTGGCCGAGACCGACAAGAGCTTCAACACCGGCAGCATGCGCAACGTCTACTCCCCCGACGTGACGTGCGCGCGTGAGCTGATGATCGACCAGCTCGCGCGGACCGCCGGGAAGGACCCCTATCAGCTGCGCCGGGAGCTGCTGCAGGACGAGCGGGCGCTGGCGGCGCTGGAGAAGGTCGCGGCCGAGGGCGAGTGGGGCCGGCCGATGCCTGCGGGTACCGCGCAGGGCATCGCGCTGCACACCGAGTACAAGTCGGTGAGCGCGGCGCTCGTCGAGATCGACAACCGGCCGGAGACCGTCGGCCGGAAGGTCCGCGACGGCGTGACCGGACCGCGCGTCACCCGCGCGATCATGGCCGTTGACGTCGGGCTGACCGTCAACCCGCGGGGCCTGGAGGCCCAGATGATGGGGTGCGTCTCGGACGGGATCGCGCTGGCGCTGACCTCGAGCCTGCATCTGCGCGACGGGTACTTCCTCGAGGCCTCCTGGGACAACTACTTCTACACGCGGCAGTGGAACACCCCGCTCGATCTGCGGGTCATCGTGCTGCCGAACTCCTCCGACCACCCCGGCGGCGCCGGGGAACTCGGGGTGGCCACCGCGTTCGCCGCCGTGGCCTGCGCGTACGGGCGCGCGACGGGGCGGATGCCGACCAGTTTCCCGATCAACCACGGCACGATTTCGTTCCCGGTCAAGCCGACGATCCCCCCGGTGCCGCCGTCGCCGACCGATGGCCGTTCCTTCGCTGAGTAG
- a CDS encoding (2Fe-2S)-binding protein, whose protein sequence is MAVPSLSRSAVRTFRVNGKQVSVDVPDDVRLLWVLRDVLGITGPKYGCGINVCKACTSHLNGKAVNPCAIPVGDVRPTDEVTTIEGLPATVGKELHPMQEAWLDVDVAQCGYCQPGQIMAAVALVERVKAEGREITDADLDGLRNICRCGTYARIREAVRAGAEKM, encoded by the coding sequence ATGGCCGTTCCTTCGCTGAGTAGGAGTGCTGTGCGTACTTTCCGCGTCAACGGCAAGCAGGTGTCGGTCGACGTGCCCGACGACGTCCGTCTGCTCTGGGTGCTCCGGGACGTCCTGGGCATCACCGGCCCGAAGTACGGGTGCGGGATCAACGTCTGCAAAGCCTGCACCAGCCACCTGAACGGCAAGGCCGTGAACCCGTGCGCGATCCCGGTCGGTGACGTGCGGCCGACCGACGAGGTCACGACGATCGAGGGCCTGCCGGCCACCGTCGGCAAGGAGCTGCACCCGATGCAGGAGGCGTGGCTGGACGTCGACGTCGCGCAGTGCGGCTACTGCCAGCCGGGGCAGATCATGGCCGCGGTGGCGCTGGTCGAGCGGGTGAAGGCCGAGGGGCGCGAGATCACCGACGCCGACCTCGACGGGCTGCGCAACATCTGCCGGTGCGGCACGTACGCCCGCATCCGCGAGGCGGTCCGCGCCGGCGCGGAGAAGATGTAG
- a CDS encoding DUF3592 domain-containing protein — protein MGVVVVLVIVLFIALFGGLTVRDLARMRGWPATSATVVDNVYDPHRGENGGGMYQSIVEFRTADGRVVRSSDRSWSGRPSYRTGAEVTVRYDLSNPERVVVGRKNTLICGAITLVLIVFLALAATR, from the coding sequence ATGGGCGTCGTCGTCGTTCTCGTGATCGTGCTGTTCATCGCCTTGTTCGGCGGGCTGACGGTGCGCGATCTCGCGCGGATGCGGGGCTGGCCGGCGACGAGCGCGACCGTCGTCGACAACGTGTACGACCCGCACCGGGGGGAGAACGGCGGCGGCATGTACCAGTCGATCGTGGAGTTCCGCACCGCGGACGGCCGCGTCGTCCGGTCCAGCGACCGCAGCTGGAGCGGCCGGCCGTCCTACCGGACCGGGGCCGAGGTCACGGTCCGCTACGACCTGAGCAACCCGGAGCGCGTGGTGGTGGGCCGCAAGAACACGCTGATCTGCGGCGCCATCACCCTCGTCCTGATCGTCTTCCTGGCCCTCGCCGCGACCCGCTGA
- a CDS encoding winged helix-turn-helix domain-containing protein, with protein sequence MTEPQLDQQLLEPVRLSIVALLAATEWAEFAFVRDSVQLTDSALSKRISSLSETGHVEVRKGYVGKRPRTWIRLSDAGRDALSAHVAKLQEIAARAGRTTTRPE encoded by the coding sequence ATGACCGAGCCGCAGCTGGACCAGCAGCTCCTGGAGCCGGTGCGGCTGTCGATCGTGGCGCTGCTGGCCGCCACCGAGTGGGCGGAGTTCGCGTTCGTGCGCGACTCGGTGCAGCTCACCGACTCGGCGCTGTCGAAGCGGATCTCGAGCTTGAGCGAGACCGGGCACGTCGAGGTGCGCAAGGGCTACGTCGGCAAGCGTCCCCGCACCTGGATCCGGCTGTCCGACGCCGGCCGCGACGCGCTCAGCGCCCACGTCGCCAAGCTGCAGGAGATCGCCGCTCGGGCCGGGCGGACGACCACCCGGCCCGAGTAG
- a CDS encoding pyruvate carboxylase, with amino-acid sequence MFRKMLVANRGEIAIRAFRAAYELDVATVAVFPHEDRNSLHRAKADESYQIGEPGHPVRAYLSVDEIIRAAKKAGADAVYPGYGFLSENPELAHACREAGITFVGPPAEVLHLTGNKARAVAAAREAGVPVLRSSAPSADVEELLTTDLEFPVFVKAVAGGGGRGMRRVQDRDGLREAIEVAMREAESAFGDPTVFLEQAVVNPRHIEVQILADGDGNVVHLYERDCSVQRRHQKVVEIAPAPNLDPVLRDRICADAVNFARRIGYVNAGTVEFLLDERGNHHFIEMNPRIQVEHTVTEQVTDRDLVIAQLRIASGMTLPELRLTQDDITLNGAAMQTRITTEDPANGFRPDVGTISVYRSPGGPGVRLDGGTVHVGAEVSAHFDSMLVKLTCHGHDFANAARRARRAIAEFRIRGVATNLPFLAAVLEDEDFQSGRVTTAFIEDRPHLLRARPSADRGSRALQYLGEVTVNRPNGPRPVVVEPSAKLPHYVDPDAEAPAGSAQLLRELGPERFARRLREQTAVAVTDTTFRDAHQSLLATRVRTKDLVAIAPYVARTVPELLSLECWGGATYDVALRFLAEDPWERLAAIKAAAPNICTQMLLRGRNTVGYTPYPTEVTDAFVQEAAATGMDIVRIFDALNDIGEMRPAIDAVRGTGTMLAEVALCYTADLSDPGESLYTLDYYLRLAEQIVDAGAHVLAIKDMAGLLRPPAARTLVTALRDRFDLPVHLHTHDTAGGQLATLIAAIDAGVDAVDAAVASMAGTTSQPSLSALVAATDHTGRATGLSLAAVSDLEPYWEAVRKVYAPFESGLASPTGRVYTHEIPGGQLSNLRQQAIALGLGDRFELIEDCYAAADRMLGRLVKVTPSSKVVGDLALHLVGAGVSAADFEKDPASFDVPDSVVGFLRGELGVPPGGWPEPFRTRALEGRAPASPKASLTDDDRDGLRTDRRHTLNRLLFPGPTREFDAHREQYGDTSVLSSKDFFYGLEEAKEHTVELEPGVTLLIELEAVSGPDERGYRTLLTTLNGQLRPVSVRDRSVASEVKAAEKADRANDGHVAAPFAGVVTLQADEGDEVAAGQVVATIEAMKMEASITAGRAGTVRRRAIGAVQQVEGGDLLIELS; translated from the coding sequence ATGTTCCGCAAGATGCTGGTGGCCAACCGGGGCGAGATCGCGATCCGGGCGTTCCGGGCGGCGTACGAGCTCGACGTCGCGACGGTCGCGGTGTTCCCGCACGAGGACCGCAACTCGTTGCACCGGGCGAAAGCCGACGAGTCTTACCAGATCGGCGAGCCGGGGCACCCGGTCCGCGCGTACCTGTCGGTGGACGAGATCATCCGGGCCGCGAAGAAGGCCGGCGCGGACGCGGTCTACCCCGGCTACGGGTTCCTCTCGGAGAACCCGGAGCTCGCGCACGCGTGCCGCGAGGCCGGCATCACGTTCGTCGGGCCGCCGGCCGAGGTGCTGCACCTGACCGGCAACAAGGCGCGCGCGGTCGCGGCCGCCCGGGAGGCCGGGGTGCCGGTGCTCCGGTCGTCCGCCCCGTCGGCCGACGTCGAGGAACTGCTGACCACGGATCTCGAGTTCCCGGTCTTCGTCAAAGCCGTCGCCGGCGGTGGCGGGCGCGGTATGCGCCGGGTCCAGGACCGCGACGGCCTGCGCGAGGCGATCGAGGTCGCGATGCGCGAGGCGGAGTCCGCGTTCGGCGACCCGACCGTCTTCCTCGAACAGGCCGTGGTCAACCCGCGCCACATCGAGGTGCAGATCCTCGCCGACGGCGACGGCAACGTCGTCCACCTCTACGAGCGCGACTGCTCGGTGCAACGCCGCCATCAGAAGGTCGTCGAGATCGCCCCGGCGCCGAACCTCGACCCGGTGCTCCGCGACCGCATCTGCGCCGACGCGGTGAACTTCGCCCGGCGCATCGGCTACGTCAACGCCGGCACCGTGGAGTTCCTGCTCGACGAGCGCGGCAACCACCACTTCATCGAGATGAACCCGCGCATCCAGGTCGAGCACACGGTCACCGAGCAGGTCACCGACCGGGACCTGGTCATCGCCCAGCTGCGGATCGCGTCCGGGATGACGTTGCCGGAACTGCGCCTCACCCAGGACGACATCACGCTCAACGGCGCGGCGATGCAGACCCGCATCACCACCGAGGACCCGGCCAACGGGTTCCGGCCCGACGTCGGCACGATCTCGGTCTACCGGTCGCCGGGCGGGCCGGGCGTGCGGCTCGACGGCGGCACCGTGCACGTGGGCGCCGAGGTCTCGGCGCACTTCGACTCGATGCTGGTCAAGCTGACCTGCCACGGTCACGACTTCGCCAACGCCGCCCGCCGGGCCCGGCGCGCGATCGCCGAGTTCCGCATCCGCGGCGTCGCCACGAACCTGCCGTTCCTGGCCGCGGTGCTCGAGGACGAGGACTTCCAGTCCGGCCGGGTCACCACCGCCTTCATCGAGGACCGCCCGCACCTGCTGCGTGCCCGCCCGTCGGCCGACCGCGGCTCGCGTGCGCTCCAGTACCTCGGCGAGGTCACGGTCAACAGGCCCAACGGCCCCCGGCCCGTCGTCGTCGAACCGTCGGCGAAACTGCCCCACTACGTCGATCCGGACGCCGAGGCGCCGGCCGGATCCGCGCAGCTGCTCCGGGAACTCGGCCCCGAACGTTTCGCGCGGAGGCTCCGCGAGCAGACCGCGGTCGCGGTCACCGACACCACGTTCCGGGACGCACACCAGTCCCTGCTGGCCACCCGGGTCCGCACGAAGGACCTGGTCGCGATCGCCCCCTACGTGGCCCGCACCGTGCCCGAGCTGCTGTCGCTGGAGTGCTGGGGCGGCGCGACCTACGACGTCGCGCTGCGCTTCCTCGCCGAGGACCCGTGGGAGCGGCTGGCCGCGATCAAGGCCGCCGCCCCCAACATCTGCACGCAGATGCTGCTGCGCGGGCGCAACACCGTCGGCTACACGCCGTACCCGACCGAGGTGACCGACGCGTTCGTCCAGGAGGCCGCGGCCACCGGCATGGACATCGTCCGCATCTTCGACGCCCTCAACGACATCGGCGAGATGCGGCCGGCGATCGACGCGGTGCGCGGCACCGGCACGATGCTGGCCGAGGTGGCGCTCTGTTACACCGCCGACCTGTCCGACCCCGGTGAGAGCCTCTATACGCTCGACTACTACCTGCGGCTGGCCGAGCAGATCGTCGACGCCGGTGCGCACGTGCTGGCGATCAAGGACATGGCCGGGCTGCTCCGCCCGCCGGCCGCGCGGACGCTGGTCACCGCGTTGCGCGACCGTTTCGACCTGCCGGTGCACCTGCACACCCACGACACCGCGGGCGGTCAGCTCGCCACGCTGATCGCGGCGATCGACGCCGGGGTCGACGCGGTCGACGCCGCCGTCGCGTCGATGGCCGGGACCACCTCCCAGCCGTCGCTCTCCGCGCTGGTCGCGGCCACCGACCACACCGGGCGCGCCACCGGGCTCTCGCTGGCCGCGGTCAGCGACCTGGAGCCGTACTGGGAGGCCGTGCGCAAGGTGTACGCGCCGTTCGAGTCCGGGCTCGCGTCGCCGACCGGGCGCGTCTACACCCACGAGATCCCCGGTGGCCAGCTGTCGAACCTGCGTCAGCAGGCGATCGCGCTCGGCCTCGGCGACCGGTTCGAGCTGATCGAGGACTGCTACGCCGCCGCCGACCGGATGCTCGGCCGGCTGGTGAAGGTCACGCCCTCGTCGAAGGTCGTCGGTGACCTGGCGCTGCACCTGGTCGGAGCGGGCGTGAGCGCCGCGGACTTCGAGAAGGACCCGGCGAGCTTCGACGTGCCGGACTCGGTGGTCGGCTTCCTGCGCGGCGAACTCGGCGTGCCGCCCGGGGGCTGGCCGGAGCCGTTCCGCACCCGGGCGCTGGAGGGCCGGGCCCCCGCGTCACCGAAGGCCTCCCTGACCGACGACGACCGCGACGGTCTGCGCACCGACCGGCGCCACACGCTCAACCGGCTGCTGTTCCCCGGTCCGACCCGCGAGTTCGACGCCCACCGGGAGCAGTACGGCGACACGTCGGTGCTCAGCTCGAAGGACTTCTTCTACGGCCTGGAGGAGGCGAAGGAGCACACGGTCGAGCTCGAACCCGGCGTCACGCTGCTGATCGAGCTGGAGGCGGTGTCCGGGCCGGACGAGCGCGGGTACCGCACGCTGCTCACGACGCTGAACGGGCAGCTGCGCCCGGTGTCGGTGCGCGACCGGTCGGTCGCGTCCGAGGTGAAGGCGGCCGAGAAGGCCGACCGGGCGAACGACGGGCACGTGGCCGCTCCGTTCGCGGGCGTCGTCACGCTGCAGGCCGACGAGGGCGACGAGGTGGCGGCCGGACAGGTCGTCGCGACGATCGAGGCGATGAAGATGGAGGCCTCGATCACCGCGGGCCGCGCGGGCACGGTACGGCGCCGGGCGATCGGCGCGGTGCAGCAGGTGGAGGGCGGCGACCTGCTGATCGAGCTGAGCTGA
- a CDS encoding carboxymuconolactone decarboxylase family protein, giving the protein MPRLATVDPAVAEPPARALLGKVERALGTTPNMMRAMASSPAVLDAYLQFSGALSKGKLPGRVQEQIALVAAVENDCGYCLAAHTVLGAKAGVSEDDLAAGRSARASDPKTEAALTFAKAVITAKGFVSDDDLDAVRRAGYSDGEIGEIVAAVALNTFTNYFNSVGQTTLDFPEVPGVIISH; this is encoded by the coding sequence ATGCCTCGCCTCGCTACCGTTGACCCCGCCGTCGCCGAGCCGCCGGCCCGCGCCCTGCTCGGCAAGGTCGAGCGTGCCCTCGGCACCACGCCGAACATGATGCGGGCGATGGCCTCCTCGCCGGCCGTGCTCGACGCGTACCTGCAGTTCAGCGGCGCCCTCTCGAAGGGCAAGCTGCCCGGCCGGGTGCAGGAGCAGATCGCGCTCGTCGCCGCGGTCGAGAACGACTGCGGTTACTGCCTGGCCGCGCACACCGTGCTCGGCGCGAAGGCCGGGGTCAGTGAGGACGACCTCGCCGCCGGACGCAGCGCCCGGGCGTCGGACCCCAAGACCGAGGCCGCGCTCACGTTCGCGAAGGCGGTCATCACCGCGAAGGGCTTCGTGAGCGACGACGACCTCGACGCGGTGCGCCGCGCCGGGTACAGCGACGGGGAGATCGGCGAGATCGTCGCCGCGGTCGCGCTCAACACGTTCACGAACTACTTCAACTCGGTCGGCCAGACGACGCTGGACTTCCCCGAGGTCCCCGGCGTCATCATCAGCCACTGA
- a CDS encoding MarR family winged helix-turn-helix transcriptional regulator → MSDVPGPPPASQLLVGLARLGQAVRMEAWRNAGPHNLSPLQADILTLLHGGRGALRQGDIVTALASTPPTVSDAVKVLRRKELLDATKSPGDARVILLSLTPAGEAEAARVNVASEELSGAVETLDEADFATMLKSTVTLMRELQDRRLIPVSQMCLTCRFYVPDAHRGTDRPHHCDFVDQPFGDAELRVTCPDHELPR, encoded by the coding sequence ATGTCGGACGTGCCCGGACCACCGCCGGCCAGCCAGCTCCTGGTGGGGCTGGCCCGGCTGGGCCAGGCCGTCCGCATGGAGGCCTGGCGCAACGCCGGGCCGCACAACCTCTCCCCGCTGCAGGCCGACATCCTCACGCTGCTGCACGGCGGCCGCGGTGCGCTGCGCCAGGGCGACATCGTCACCGCGCTCGCGTCGACGCCGCCCACTGTCTCCGACGCGGTGAAGGTCCTGCGCCGCAAGGAACTCCTGGACGCGACGAAGAGCCCCGGCGACGCCCGGGTCATCCTGCTGAGCCTCACGCCGGCCGGCGAGGCCGAGGCCGCCCGGGTGAACGTCGCCTCCGAGGAGCTGAGCGGCGCGGTGGAGACGCTCGACGAGGCCGACTTCGCGACGATGCTCAAGAGCACGGTCACGTTGATGCGCGAACTGCAGGACCGCCGGCTCATCCCCGTGTCCCAGATGTGCCTGACCTGCCGCTTCTACGTGCCCGACGCGCACCGGGGCACCGATCGCCCGCACCACTGCGACTTCGTCGACCAGCCGTTCGGCGACGCCGAGCTGCGGGTGACCTGCCCGGATCACGAGCTACCGAGATAA
- a CDS encoding pyridoxal phosphate-dependent aminotransferase, with protein MDVWAAAAERSRTRGDLINLSAGQPSTPAPAPVRAAAAAALETEVLGYTVALGIPELREGIASHYGRVYGLDVAPDDVVVTTAGSGGFQLAFLAAFDAGDRVAMARPGYPCYRNILTALGCEVVELPCGPETRFQPTVAMLEELDEPVRGLVVASPANPTGTVLDAAELAALATYCRERGIWLISDEIYHGLSYLGSPATACAWETSRETIVVNSFSKYFSMTGWRLGWLLVPEALRRAVDRLTGNLTICPPALPQYAAVAAFTPESYAEADSHVERYARNRALLLEGLPALGIDRLAPADGAFYVYADVGHLTDDSMRFTYELLGETGVAVAPGIDFDPVEGGRYLRISFAGATAGIEEALARLAPFIEKRLPAAR; from the coding sequence ATGGACGTCTGGGCCGCCGCGGCCGAGCGCTCGCGCACGCGGGGCGACCTGATCAACCTCTCGGCCGGCCAGCCCTCCACGCCCGCACCCGCGCCGGTACGGGCGGCCGCCGCGGCCGCGCTCGAGACCGAGGTGCTCGGGTACACGGTCGCGCTCGGCATCCCGGAGCTGCGCGAGGGCATCGCGTCGCACTACGGCCGCGTGTACGGCCTCGACGTGGCCCCCGACGACGTCGTGGTCACCACCGCCGGGTCCGGCGGGTTCCAGCTCGCGTTCCTGGCCGCGTTCGACGCCGGCGACCGGGTGGCCATGGCCCGCCCCGGCTACCCGTGTTACCGCAACATCCTCACCGCGCTGGGCTGCGAGGTCGTCGAGCTGCCGTGCGGTCCGGAGACCCGTTTCCAGCCCACGGTCGCGATGCTCGAGGAGCTGGACGAGCCGGTGCGCGGCCTGGTCGTGGCCAGCCCGGCCAACCCCACCGGCACCGTGCTCGACGCCGCCGAGCTCGCCGCGCTCGCGACCTACTGCCGGGAGCGGGGCATCTGGCTGATCAGCGACGAGATCTACCACGGCCTGAGCTACCTCGGCTCCCCCGCGACCGCGTGCGCCTGGGAGACCTCCCGCGAGACGATCGTCGTCAACTCGTTCTCGAAGTACTTCTCGATGACCGGCTGGCGGCTCGGGTGGCTGCTCGTGCCGGAGGCGTTGCGTCGCGCGGTGGACCGGCTCACCGGCAACCTCACGATCTGCCCGCCCGCGCTGCCGCAGTACGCGGCCGTCGCCGCGTTCACCCCCGAGTCGTACGCCGAGGCCGACTCGCACGTCGAACGGTACGCGCGTAACCGCGCGCTGCTGCTCGAGGGCCTGCCGGCGCTCGGGATCGACCGGCTCGCGCCGGCCGACGGTGCGTTCTACGTCTACGCCGACGTGGGACACCTCACCGACGACTCGATGCGGTTCACCTACGAACTGCTCGGCGAGACCGGCGTGGCCGTGGCCCCGGGCATCGACTTCGACCCGGTCGAAGGCGGGCGCTACCTGCGCATCTCGTTCGCCGGCGCCACCGCGGGCATCGAGGAGGCGCTGGCGCGTCTGGCCCCGTTCATCGAGAAGCGGCTACCAGCCGCGCGGTGA
- a CDS encoding SCO6745 family protein has product MIARRLYDLLEPICLVTYFEDECNEELAALGHRTYWDGYFASRAGALGRVPAEVVHAAFYSFADGEAARHIPSAWETIPPEASVAARERGSAASLRRILGDELAGSPGLERAADLTTKAAFGAPTAGRVMYAGMRTLPVPGDPVARLWHSATVLREHRGDGHVAALVGAGVGGTEAHILSALDLGIYPAESFGRVHHLPKARLAAVMAGLRERGLVDADGRLTDAGRETKRRVEVLTDELAAPPYRALSPAELDELIAGLEPITARLVAASR; this is encoded by the coding sequence ATGATCGCCCGCCGCCTCTACGACCTGCTCGAGCCGATCTGCCTGGTCACCTACTTCGAGGACGAGTGCAACGAGGAGCTCGCCGCGCTCGGCCACCGCACCTACTGGGACGGCTACTTCGCCAGCCGGGCCGGTGCGCTCGGGCGGGTGCCGGCGGAGGTCGTGCACGCGGCCTTCTACAGCTTCGCCGACGGCGAGGCCGCCCGGCACATCCCGAGCGCGTGGGAGACGATCCCGCCCGAGGCGTCGGTCGCCGCGCGCGAGCGGGGCAGCGCGGCGTCCCTGCGGCGCATCCTCGGCGACGAACTGGCCGGCTCCCCGGGCCTGGAGCGCGCCGCCGACCTCACGACGAAAGCGGCGTTCGGTGCCCCCACCGCGGGCCGGGTGATGTACGCCGGGATGCGCACGCTCCCGGTGCCGGGCGACCCGGTGGCCCGGCTGTGGCACTCCGCGACCGTGCTGCGTGAACACCGCGGTGACGGGCACGTCGCCGCGCTGGTCGGGGCGGGCGTCGGCGGCACCGAGGCCCACATCCTCTCCGCGCTCGACCTGGGCATCTATCCGGCCGAGTCGTTCGGGCGCGTGCACCACCTGCCGAAGGCACGGCTCGCCGCGGTCATGGCCGGGCTACGTGAGCGGGGCCTGGTCGACGCCGACGGCCGGCTCACCGATGCCGGCCGGGAGACGAAGCGACGCGTCGAGGTGCTCACCGACGAACTCGCCGCCCCGCCGTACCGGGCGCTGTCCCCGGCCGAGCTCGACGAGCTGATCGCCGGGCTCGAACCGATCACCGCGCGGCTGGTAGCCGCTTCTCGATGA